The following is a genomic window from Daphnia magna isolate NIES linkage group LG4, ASM2063170v1.1, whole genome shotgun sequence.
TACTTTAGCAACGGGTTCCTCACATACATCGGATTTGATCAACGATGGAGATTCGTTCTCGACAGCCATTGTGGTTTCAACCTAAAAATAATAAGCATGGAATAACTGGATGAATTTCACTACATTTTACAGCGCCATACTACACACGTGGCTGACGCTAGCGAGCCGCCTTAAGGTCACAGAAAGtgacaaaaaaacgaaagaggcGTCAATGAACGGGCAAGGTTATCGATTGTGCGTGCAAGTTCAAATAAAAGGGAAGCTTCTCGAAAGTCAAAAGTTAATACGCAACAGCTCTATTAGTAGCTTTAGCCCCGTTTCTGAAGTTGTGACGACAGCAAAGTTTTATTCTGCTAATTCTCTACCCCCCCCCATAACCGAGGAACGGCGTTGCCAGGTGTTTAAAATCAATAGTAATAAAAATAGTTATAATAACGGAAAACGGAATCGATATTTGAAAAAGGCAGATAAAGCACACACTGAAAAAGCACGTTAATATAAAGAGAATTATTATATTTATTCTAGGAAATCTACCAGAATTAAAGAATAATCTTAAAATGATCAATATTACCTTATCTGGTGATGAATCGATATTGTCCTTCTCCGAATCCTTTGGTTTGCTGACGTCGTCAGTCTTATCCACTTCGGTCTCATCATTTTTCACAGACTCCGGGTCATTAGCTGACGTCACTTTGGTCTCGGGCTCCAATTCACTGATAGGAGTATCTTCAACGGAAGTTTCTGGAGGAacacttgttttttctacAGATACGGGATCTGCAACCGGTAGTTCCATTGTGACAGGCAACACAGTTTTGTCAGCATCTTCAACGATATCGGCGGTTGATGCAGATTCAACAACGTCTGAGATAGACGCTGATTCAACAACAGCGGGAACAGAAGCTGATTCCACAACGGTGGGGACTGAAGCTGATTCAACAATAGCGGGAACAGAAGCCGATTCAACAATAGCGGGAACAGAAGCCGATTCAACAATAGCGGGAACAGAAGCCGCATCAACAATAGCTGGAACAGAGGTCGACTCATCAATAGAGGGAGAAGAAGCCGATTCAACAACGATGGCGGCAGGTTCACTTTGAACGACAGTTTCGGTTTCAGCCACCTCAACCGTCGTAGGTATGGCCAGTTCCTCTGTCTTTGTGTCTTCTACTTTGTTTTCTACAACCGCCTGTTCTGAAATTTTACCCGCCTCTTCTATCTTGGTTTCCTTGGTGATGTCTACCGCATCATCTGCTTTGGAGTCGTCAACTATCATTTCTTCTGAGTTTTCCTGATCGTTCTTTTTCTCAACAGCTACGTCTGCTGCTGGTGTTTCTGTTTCGCTTTCATTTTTTACCGGTTTTGCTTCATCTTTTACGCAAACTGTTTGTGCGGTAGTCGCTGTGGTGGTATCCTCTAAAGGGTCTGTCTCACACGGTGCTGTATCCGTTGGAGATTcttttttacattcttcaGAGGAACTCACGTTAATAACGTGAGGTTTGATGCCGTCCTCTTTGGTTTCCATCGATTTAATGTCTTCTGTAAGTTTTTCCGACTTTTGTACTACAGATTTTCCAGCTGAAGCTGCGGcttcttcctctctttctttttctgaccATACTTCGACAAGACGTGGGAAaactcctttttcttcttcttcttcttcctcgtcCTCATCAGAAACTTCCTCGGGTGGTGCTTTAACGCTACGTGTCTTTTGACCACGTAATGCCCTCTCATCTTTCTTAGCCGGCGAAGGAGTTTCAGTTTTTACGGACGAAGATTCTTTCTTTACCAGGGAAGATTCTTTTTTAACAGGCGAAGATTCACTTTTAACAGGTGAAGTTTCCTTCTTGCTTTCCACTTTCAGATTAATGGCTTCGCCATAGAGACTAGAAGGCGGCGGATCTCGTCTCTCCGATGTCCCACTTCCCTGATACTTTTCCACATGGTCTGCGATTGAAAATTGCCCAGTATCTGACTTACCAGGATTCGAATCCTTGCTGGCAGAGGGTTGCTGCACATATTTAAGCAGTTTATGTTTGCGAGTCTGAGGAGTCATACATTCTTCCTCCTCCCCTGTCGTATCACTCTCTTGCCTAGCTCCGTCTTCATCCCGCTTTTCTTGCGGTGGCGTAGAGTAAGGCATTGAATCCGGTGTCTGAAAGTCCAGCGAAGATTTATGCGCCTTTGGCGTAGATGTCGAATCCTCCTTTTTCCTAAAATCAGGCGgtatttatatataaagaATTTGGGATTCTTaccaattttaatttttaagaggaaataaaaacttaCTTTGGCCTCATAGCTTTCCTGGGAGATTTTTTGGTTGGGGATACATCAGATGCCTCATCCTCGTCTTGGGTAGTTTCTTCTGCGCTGGCCTCGGATTCTCGCTTCTTTTCTTCATACTGTTTCTTGGCTTCTCTTTGTACTTGGAACCTGGCCTGCTGAGCAGCCAAGTATTCAcgaatgaaatcattttcagTTTCATTGCATAGCTAACATGAAATAAGAGCATTTAAAAACTTGCTGTTTATCAGCCAGAGAAAACGGGGTGTACTGACCGAGAGATTGGGAACATGTTCTTCATCACGCAAGGCAGCCTCACGGTCTTCCTCCAATTGCAGATGCTATTGAAAAAGACAAAGTAATACAGTTCTTTAGGAAATTTTTTTAGGAAATTTCTTTACGTAATGACATTATGTAAGtaaatttcctatttttcttgtattttattcGAAGTTTGAGGATTAAATGACAGATAACTAACCCTTGGCTGTAATACAAGTTATGGGAATCTAGAATgtaaacaaaaacttttcaCCAGGAAAAATAGGAAAGTATTTCCCAACATGAAGGTACGGCAAGTTAACTAATAACTTTATATTTTGCTTAATGA
Proteins encoded in this region:
- the LOC116921539 gene encoding apoptotic chromatin condensation inducer in the nucleus isoform X4, with translation MRPKKKEDSTSTPKAHKSSLDFQTPDSMPYSTPPQEKRDEDGARQESDTTGEEEECMTPQTRKHKLLKYVQQPSASKDSNPGKSDTGQFSIADHVEKYQGSGTSERRDPPPSSLYGEAINLKVESKKETSPVKSESSPVKKESSLVKKESSSVKTETPSPAKKDERALRGQKTRSVKAPPEEVSDEDEEEEEEEKGVFPRLVEVWSEKEREEEAAASAGKSVVQKSEKLTEDIKSMETKEDGIKPHVINVSSSEECKKESPTDTAPCETDPLEDTTTATTAQTVCVKDEAKPVKNESETETPAADVAVEKKNDQENSEEMIVDDSKADDAVDITKETKIEEAGKISEQAVVENKVEDTKTEELAIPTTVEVAETETVVQSEPAAIVVESASSPSIDESTSVPAIVDAASVPAIVESASVPAIVESASVPAIVESASVPTVVESASVPAVVESASISDVVESASTADIVEDADKTVLPVTMELPVADPVSVEKTSVPPETSVEDTPISELEPETKVTSANDPESVKNDETEVDKTDDVSKPKDSEKDNIDSSPDKVETTMAVENESPSLIKSDVCEEPVAKVEEVSEEQPTEDNEEDELQMDTTEIIDDSLKLTAPETEDVADNCEQRHRKSSSKSPSPRQSSPEREINRKRSLSPHDKKQQSDAAPQNETTKGDTVRKWKIRKQLPSAEADTAETEAPKKRRWGTSQLLPTKKPALVISTDSLKTLVPDAKPLSAEEVRLGSPNFQPPVKPTVNQTPESEDHQLPAADKIAKVENVRRVAVEMAVEAFAPAKPEAVMAAAAPLLEATSPAQQPRSSVLNVSNLVRPFTINQLKELLARTGHLVEGKFWIDRVKSSCLVQYATEDEAEETRAALHGIHWPTSNPKTLLVDYSTVEDLENRMSGKELTNPPVAKIEPIMRTATATVHPLETKRDKAEKVREWDLGKTGDQGFEKEQAIKGAHLIGEDEEVKPKDETPAKLLDDLFRKTKATPFIYWLPLTASQIAEKEEMRRQRLAERETRLKEVQQRRDEELQQRQREREKQRENERERQRAREKEREKERQRSRKRSRSSSRSSSSTTSSSPNKRRHSKTPPRKR
- the LOC116921539 gene encoding apoptotic chromatin condensation inducer in the nucleus isoform X1 yields the protein MADRRELCVGGKPISSLRVVDLKVELEKRSLPKSGSKKDLLERLRLHLQLEEDREAALRDEEHVPNLSLCNETENDFIREYLAAQQARFQVQREAKKQYEEKKRESEASAEETTQDEDEASDVSPTKKSPRKAMRPKKKEDSTSTPKAHKSSLDFQTPDSMPYSTPPQEKRDEDGARQESDTTGEEEECMTPQTRKHKLLKYVQQPSASKDSNPGKSDTGQFSIADHVEKYQGSGTSERRDPPPSSLYGEAINLKVESKKETSPVKSESSPVKKESSLVKKESSSVKTETPSPAKKDERALRGQKTRSVKAPPEEVSDEDEEEEEEEKGVFPRLVEVWSEKEREEEAAASAGKSVVQKSEKLTEDIKSMETKEDGIKPHVINVSSSEECKKESPTDTAPCETDPLEDTTTATTAQTVCVKDEAKPVKNESETETPAADVAVEKKNDQENSEEMIVDDSKADDAVDITKETKIEEAGKISEQAVVENKVEDTKTEELAIPTTVEVAETETVVQSEPAAIVVESASSPSIDESTSVPAIVDAASVPAIVESASVPAIVESASVPAIVESASVPTVVESASVPAVVESASISDVVESASTADIVEDADKTVLPVTMELPVADPVSVEKTSVPPETSVEDTPISELEPETKVTSANDPESVKNDETEVDKTDDVSKPKDSEKDNIDSSPDKVETTMAVENESPSLIKSDVCEEPVAKVEEVSEEQPTEDNEEDELQMDTTEIIDDSLKLTAPETEDVADNCEQRHRKSSSKSPSPRQSSPEREINRKRSLSPHDKKQQSDAAPQNETTKGDTVRKWKIRKQLPSAEADTAETEAPKKRRWGTSQLLPTKKPALVISTDSLKTLVPDAKPLSAEEVRLGSPNFQPPVKPTVNQTPESEDHQLPAADKIAKVENVRRVAVEMAVEAFAPAKPEAVMAAAAPLLEATSPAQQPRSSVLNVSNLVRPFTINQLKELLARTGHLVEGKFWIDRVKSSCLVQYATEDEAEETRAALHGIHWPTSNPKTLLVDYSTVEDLENRMSGKELTNPPVAKIEPIMRTATATVHPLETKRDKAEKVREWDLGKTGDQGFEKEQAIKGAHLIGEDEEVKPKDETPAKLLDDLFRKTKATPFIYWLPLTASQIAEKEEMRRQRLAERETRLKEVQQRRDEELQQRQREREKQRENERERQRAREKEREKERQRSRKRSRSSSRSSSSTTSSSPNKRRHSKTPPRKR
- the LOC116921539 gene encoding apoptotic chromatin condensation inducer in the nucleus isoform X3, giving the protein MADRRELCVGGKPISSLRVVDLKVELEKRSLPKSGSKKDLLERLRLHLQLEEDREAALRDEEHVPNLSARFQVQREAKKQYEEKKRESEASAEETTQDEDEASDVSPTKKSPRKAMRPKKKEDSTSTPKAHKSSLDFQTPDSMPYSTPPQEKRDEDGARQESDTTGEEEECMTPQTRKHKLLKYVQQPSASKDSNPGKSDTGQFSIADHVEKYQGSGTSERRDPPPSSLYGEAINLKVESKKETSPVKSESSPVKKESSLVKKESSSVKTETPSPAKKDERALRGQKTRSVKAPPEEVSDEDEEEEEEEKGVFPRLVEVWSEKEREEEAAASAGKSVVQKSEKLTEDIKSMETKEDGIKPHVINVSSSEECKKESPTDTAPCETDPLEDTTTATTAQTVCVKDEAKPVKNESETETPAADVAVEKKNDQENSEEMIVDDSKADDAVDITKETKIEEAGKISEQAVVENKVEDTKTEELAIPTTVEVAETETVVQSEPAAIVVESASSPSIDESTSVPAIVDAASVPAIVESASVPAIVESASVPAIVESASVPTVVESASVPAVVESASISDVVESASTADIVEDADKTVLPVTMELPVADPVSVEKTSVPPETSVEDTPISELEPETKVTSANDPESVKNDETEVDKTDDVSKPKDSEKDNIDSSPDKVETTMAVENESPSLIKSDVCEEPVAKVEEVSEEQPTEDNEEDELQMDTTEIIDDSLKLTAPETEDVADNCEQRHRKSSSKSPSPRQSSPEREINRKRSLSPHDKKQQSDAAPQNETTKGDTVRKWKIRKQLPSAEADTAETEAPKKRRWGTSQLLPTKKPALVISTDSLKTLVPDAKPLSAEEVRLGSPNFQPPVKPTVNQTPESEDHQLPAADKIAKVENVRRVAVEMAVEAFAPAKPEAVMAAAAPLLEATSPAQQPRSSVLNVSNLVRPFTINQLKELLARTGHLVEGKFWIDRVKSSCLVQYATEDEAEETRAALHGIHWPTSNPKTLLVDYSTVEDLENRMSGKELTNPPVAKIEPIMRTATATVHPLETKRDKAEKVREWDLGKTGDQGFEKEQAIKGAHLIGEDEEVKPKDETPAKLLDDLFRKTKATPFIYWLPLTASQIAEKEEMRRQRLAERETRLKEVQQRRDEELQQRQREREKQRENERERQRAREKEREKERQRSRKRSRSSSRSSSSTTSSSPNKRRHSKTPPRKR
- the LOC116921539 gene encoding apoptotic chromatin condensation inducer in the nucleus isoform X2 — translated: MADRRELCVGGKPISSLRVVDLKVELEKRSLPKSGSKKDLLERLRLHLQLEEDREAALRDEEHVPNLSQARFQVQREAKKQYEEKKRESEASAEETTQDEDEASDVSPTKKSPRKAMRPKKKEDSTSTPKAHKSSLDFQTPDSMPYSTPPQEKRDEDGARQESDTTGEEEECMTPQTRKHKLLKYVQQPSASKDSNPGKSDTGQFSIADHVEKYQGSGTSERRDPPPSSLYGEAINLKVESKKETSPVKSESSPVKKESSLVKKESSSVKTETPSPAKKDERALRGQKTRSVKAPPEEVSDEDEEEEEEEKGVFPRLVEVWSEKEREEEAAASAGKSVVQKSEKLTEDIKSMETKEDGIKPHVINVSSSEECKKESPTDTAPCETDPLEDTTTATTAQTVCVKDEAKPVKNESETETPAADVAVEKKNDQENSEEMIVDDSKADDAVDITKETKIEEAGKISEQAVVENKVEDTKTEELAIPTTVEVAETETVVQSEPAAIVVESASSPSIDESTSVPAIVDAASVPAIVESASVPAIVESASVPAIVESASVPTVVESASVPAVVESASISDVVESASTADIVEDADKTVLPVTMELPVADPVSVEKTSVPPETSVEDTPISELEPETKVTSANDPESVKNDETEVDKTDDVSKPKDSEKDNIDSSPDKVETTMAVENESPSLIKSDVCEEPVAKVEEVSEEQPTEDNEEDELQMDTTEIIDDSLKLTAPETEDVADNCEQRHRKSSSKSPSPRQSSPEREINRKRSLSPHDKKQQSDAAPQNETTKGDTVRKWKIRKQLPSAEADTAETEAPKKRRWGTSQLLPTKKPALVISTDSLKTLVPDAKPLSAEEVRLGSPNFQPPVKPTVNQTPESEDHQLPAADKIAKVENVRRVAVEMAVEAFAPAKPEAVMAAAAPLLEATSPAQQPRSSVLNVSNLVRPFTINQLKELLARTGHLVEGKFWIDRVKSSCLVQYATEDEAEETRAALHGIHWPTSNPKTLLVDYSTVEDLENRMSGKELTNPPVAKIEPIMRTATATVHPLETKRDKAEKVREWDLGKTGDQGFEKEQAIKGAHLIGEDEEVKPKDETPAKLLDDLFRKTKATPFIYWLPLTASQIAEKEEMRRQRLAERETRLKEVQQRRDEELQQRQREREKQRENERERQRAREKEREKERQRSRKRSRSSSRSSSSTTSSSPNKRRHSKTPPRKR